The sequence ggtacagcagcagtgacaccaTAGGCACTTGAACCGGCCGCTCTTTGGTTATGAAGCACATTTCTATTTTAACAATTTGTCACTACTGTTTAGATAAGCTACATTATCTTAATACTTGTGAAACAAATTTTTGCCTTGCAgggatttaatttaattacctAGAAAAATTACACCAACAAAttgttgaaattaattttgcttatcttacatacatacatacatacatagatgggtgacaaattaaaggaacaCCCTGAATAAATGCGTGGAGAAACATAACGaatgcagatgcttccacacaggtgtactgcatTGTACAATTAAACAGTTAACATCCAGTCATGCTCTGTGGCATGCATAAAAATGCTGAGTAGGCCCAGTTGATCTCAATTTTGGATTaagatggcaagaggaaaagatctaagtgactttgaaagcgggttcattgttggggcacggatggcaggagcttcagtcacaaagactgttcaactggctagtgtttcaacaggaacagtgactaaagtgacgtctgcatttagatctatgggaaagacatcagtaaatagggtCGGAAATTGTGGTCAACAGCACACATTCGATGACCGTGATGCTCGTGCATTAGTGCAATATGTAAGggaaaacagaagagcaactcttcctcaggtgactgagaatgtcaatgcaggacTGTTAAtagactgtgtcagcaagaacagtcAATCAACAGTTacatagagagggatattatagtagggttgcagtgcataaacaaagatgaatgcacatttgaaagttcagtggtgcaaaaaccatGGACACTGttctacagagatgtggaaaaaggtGATGGTCACATGAGTCAGCCTTCACCATATTCATAATGGGTGAGCGCATGTGTGGCGTACACCAAGAGTACGGTACAGGGCTGAATGCTTGACCCCTACAGTGAGGGGGTCCggtggctctgttatgctgtggggggcattttgctggcatggtttgcgtccacttgtccccttagagggaagggtcaccgcaaaacaatacaaagttgttgagtgatcacctttatcctatgatgaaacatttctatcctgaAGGGAgtcttccaggatgacaatgcccccatccatagggcacgaggggtcactgaatggatgatgtgaatcatatgctatggcctttgcagtcaccagatctcaacccagTTGAACACCTATGGGAGATTTTGGACTGACATGTTAGACAGCGctctccaccaccaccatcaaaacaccaaatgagggaatatcttttggaagaatggtgttCTATCCCTCCAGTAGAGCTCCAGAgacttgtagaatctatgccaaggtgcactgaagctgttctggcgGCCTGTTGTGGCCCAACGCCTTACTAAGACACTTtgttggtttttcctttaatttgtcacccgtctGTATGCGGACGTATATTTAAAATACCAggacagggaggaaaaaaaaaacaagaattcaAATGTAATGGGTATTTAAAATCCCTACTGTGCAGACTGTGGTAAAGTATCTGTCAGAAAGCGTGCTTTGAAGAGACCCGGATCATGTGCTGCATTGTGGTTTGGCTTGGATATGCGCTGATGGCTTGGCAATGCTTGGCAGTCTTCTGAACTCTATCTTACCTTATGCTTTCATTCCTCTATAGCTCTATAGTCACTTCACTGCACAAAATTAgtgaatgtgttaaaaaaaaaagatgcattaaGACTAAACTGCTGTCACTTCACTTCCCAAAGATAGGCCAGCAAAGTGGTGGATCCCATAGGTGTCTGGTAGAAGGAATTAAATTATATGGGTTGATCATAAGCATTCTACCATTTCTTTTCTAccagcatttcttttctttcttggaaaaaaaatatgtaacaccCCAGTACACTCGGATCTTTAAATATACATCTGCCCAGAGCGGTTTGTAATTTCTGGTATTACGGTCATTTTTATGACCGGCCAACAGTATATATCGCAGGGGTGTATCTTGGCACAAGAAATTTGAATAATTCTGAAATTTTAAGAGTTCAAAGAATTGAAACTGATTCCATCAAAACCATTctcttttctcattctcttACAGCGCAATTCTGCCTACATGGCCCAAATGGCCTACTTTGAGGAGGTGTGATGAAATCCGCAGCGGAGAAGAGGAATGAGCAACACTGCAGTTTTTACACTCTGTGATTGTAATCACAACACGCACATTTCCTGAGCATTCTTTGGATTGTGCATTAGATGAGCCCAGAGCATGGAGAGGGCTCCTCTCTAATGCAGTTCCACATGATGTTGTTccacatgtttttaaatgacgTGAAGCCAGAAAGTTTGGTATTGCACGCAAAGTAGATATGTTTCATTTCAACCATCCCTGCAGATaattctcccccccccccccccactcacagTTTGATACTCAGTATATACACCCACAGGTTTCTTGGAGTGGCCACTGTCATGCAGTTTCCTCTTTACTGGTCAAACTCTGTTATGTGAAAAGGGAGTCCTTTCGAGaagttgctttaaaaaaaaaaatctgcatgcGATGgaactgtacaaaaaaaacatcctaaAATTACTGCTAGGAAAAAAGGTGGGTTTTGATAACTATCCCTATTTTTGTTACAACTAATCACCACAGCAGCATTGTTATTACAGCAGACTTGCACGATAGTGAAGTTACTTTTAAAGTATAGATTCAGTGTGATGGTGCCTTGCAAAGAAACTGCTGAGGTGTTACTCATTTGATGAAACGTGCCACTGAGGCAAGTATTTGTCCTTATTTAGCATCAGTAGTTAATCTTATTGCGTTTGTAAAGCTGGCAAGCTATTATGCTTTActttgaaaagtgtttttatttgaaatgcacattttcttttgaaacactgttttttttttttttttattaaatcgCTGTGTATGTAATAATTTTGACAGTTTTCATATTTAGTAGTTTGTTGGCCTTACCTGGGTGCTTTTGGCTTGGCCGTGGTAAATATGCACGTAGTCCATGCATTCACAACACTAGTGCCtcataaaatgcatatattttaaaatgtatcttaGTATTCTGTTTTGTTATCGAAACCATGTgccttaatttttaaaaaaatgttttcactgtgatCATTGGAACTGCCCTTACGCCTTTGAACCAGTGTACCACTCTAGCAGTCGTGCATTGCTGTGGCCATCCTGCTCATATGGGTTCAGAGGAGCAGCTTAAGGTCCCCATTTCTGCCCACATTGATGGTTTATTACCAGCAGACAGTGGTTTTCTGTGTTATGTCTtttgatgtgtatgtgttttaatttgtgcaCTGAAGCACAAATAAGATTGGTGTGAAAAGGAAGGGGCTTGCCTGAGAAAGGACGGTCACTGCCAATTTGAAAAGTAGATGTAGACATTTTGGGGCTTTGCTATATGAAAGGCACAGCGGTGTGTTGTTCAAACTCTAAGCTAAGGGACATTTCAAGGATGGAAGTCTGAAGATTTTAATCAAACCGACATATTTAAGATCAGGTTGTCCttgtatggaaaaaaatactcagGACTGGCTTGCTGTAGTTTTAGCCTGAGTATTTAACATGCATCTTTAAATAATaagtaaatgcatgtaatgtattcaGTAGGGTGAGTGTAGGCAAAttcctttcagaaaatgtttactCCCTGACTGTAAGATTTACTTatccttgcaaaaaaaaaaatactaattacACTTCTCTGCCTGCTACCATTGAAAAGCATTCCTGTTTTCCGTTTTTTAAGTAGTTTTACTTGTCTTAATCATCACATTAAGGGTAAACAGTCATCTTTTGAGTCATCACAACCAATTCCTGACTGAAAGTTATCTCTAATaatgaataatcattttaaataggAATGAATGTTTTCTGAACACAACAGGCATTCAATGTTGCATCCACATTTgaacaatttgaaaaaaaataaaaaccttgcCTTGACTTGCATTGTGATATTAATTGCCATTATTCATGTCTTTCAGGATGAGGTAACTGTGACTTTACCCTGACCTAAAATTGCAGGCATGCAGACTGTAACTTGTGTAACTTGcaatttgactttttttattatCCAAATAAAATTTGTCAATCCAAAtgattttgttacatttatattttattgtctttttcctctgtgtttgaaCATATAATCTGTGCTTCATATGGAgctgaatattttgaaatcCATGAGAAAGggatatttaatgtaaaaaagacacacagctAATAAACCTTCTAGGTTATCCCTTTAGGATTAGGGGAAATTGAGCACCACAATATATAGATTGTGTATATCAGGTATTACAAGTGCATTGCTTGTTCCTCCCCTCAAATGCTATGTATCTATGAAATTAAATCACATCAGACGTTTTCTGTTGAATTCTGTGCCCCTAAACCAAACTGAGTGGTGACAGCCATACTACAGGCACCATCCcaattaatgttttaaacatgtcaCCAGCTGTCACTTGACTGATAATGTATTTTACCTAAATCAGCACAACTGATTCACATCCCGAAACAAAGGACAGCTGTGTGTAGTCTTTGGGGGATATTTACCAATGACCTGTGGGCTGCGGGTCGGTAACCCAGCTGGAACGCTGTCATGCTCTTGAACAATGTTCTTCATGTCAGCTTCTCTGGCAGTAACTCCAGCTGACTGAATATTTTGTTAAGAACTATGAGATACACAACTTACCTTGTATCTTCTGAACAGAAATACTACACATAGCTTTCAAAAAATCCTCCTGTGTTGCATGTTATTGGTACGTGAAAAATGGTAAAAGGGAGGGGAGGATCTGAACATAATATTCAgcaatcaagcaaaaaaaaaaacaataatgaggGATCAGTTTTACAAAAGCACATCATTTTTGCTTGGATTTTGTTAGTGTGCAGTAAATTTAAGAGTGGCCAGAGACTGATGAGCAGACTACTCCAGCTTCTCATCTCCCTCTTCCACATCCTTCAGGCTCAGCACCTCCAGCGATCCTTTCCCCTTCGTCTCGCAGCGAATGAGCTCGTCAATCTCACGATAGCAGCCAGGGTCAATCAGACACACCTGCAAGGGAGACACAACTGGCATGAGTATCAGAGCCAGAGTGAGGGAGTATAACCCAACGGTAATGAtcctgcccctcctctcaccATCTCCAGCTGGTCATCAAAGTCTTCGCTCTCCACGACCTTTATGAGGGGCTTGagcttctccttcagcttcttTCCTTCCTTGGCTGGCAGAACAAATCGAAGCCTCATATGTGCTCTCTGGATCTGTATGGACTCCCGCAGTTGTCTGATCACCTCCAGGGCCTGGAACAATACATCAGTTCTACTGTACTCTTggtaaaacaacaacaaaaacatcaactTTACCTTTCTGAACAATGAGGGAAATTTGGGGgcacaaacaaaattacattattcaaTGAGAAGTGACAGCACACTCCATGGGTCACTTTCCGTGATCCAATTCATCGGCATTTCCAAGCCTGCAACTGATCCAACTTCAAACTAGGCAGAAAATTCAATTCCATGGAAATACCACTGAAGAACAGTTGTCCACATACCTGCTGTTTCgtgcttttgtttgctttgacaGAGTAATGGATGTCCTTCATGGCACGTTCGATTAGGTTGACGGTATATGGTCGCTTGGTTTCTGGATTCACGCACTTCTCTGCTACTATGGTGGCGATATCCCTGAACATCTGTTCCAGCTGAGTCTGTCGCTCCTTGTCTGATACCTGGAGTTCGCCTTTTGCTAATATCTAGAAACACAGAAGcatattccaaaatgttttttttttcttttccggTTATGAAGAACAATAAGACAAGGGTTGCAGGTTTGCTTGACAAAAAAGGTGAAATTACTACCTAAATTAAATTGACTTAAAGTTAACTTGTGTAGCTAAGAATACAATTagaaaaacacaatagctagtTACTTACTTGTTTACATATTTCTGTTACATCCTCTGTTCCAAATGCCTTTGACAAGTCTTCCTTCTTAGCCACCTGTCCCTTGGACACGTTTATGAAAACCTTATCAGTCTGCAAGACTTCATCCAAATCCTTTTCcctataaatataaaatactttgTTGTCATACGACTCTTGATCTTTTACGTTTGCTCAATACAACATGCCGAATTAATAACTAGCATAGCGCTAACAAAAACATGGTTCGTTTGTAAGGGAAACACTTTAGCTAACTAGACTACCTAGCAAGCCAGATAGATACTCACTGTTAACTTAGGTAGTTAAATgacagctagcttgctagctaggttAATGCTATCCTCAATTCCCCTTAACTAGCTATCTGGTTGGCAGGCAggatggctagctagctagacagctacctatatacatatttacataacaATCGATTGGTTTCTGGTTCTCCCGTATCAAACATCGAAATAGAAAAAGTGACACTTTAAACAGTTGACCAAAATGGGTCCCAGAATAGCCCTACAATAATACAACTACCTCAGCTAACAGCTAACATGCGACTTTTAGGCTCCTCAAATACTCACGCTCCAGATCTCCAACtcataactttatttttataacatGCTATTTCAAATcgtttccctccttttttcatcCTCACGATCGCCACATTTGTGAGCCGAATCTGGTTTGTCGGTGTGAAAATTGACATGTTAATACTTTATaaagtgcaaaacaaaagcagaataACGCTTTAGTGATTCGTTATGACAGATGCTAGCTAAATAGCTTGCTATTTATTTCCGCGGATCCATGTGTGAACTCCCGTGCATTCCGACGTCGTCTTGCTTGGTGTTCCCTAGAAATTCCGGAATGAAAAGTAGCATGTTGCTACGATCGTTCCGCTGAAAACTAGTACCGGGCGTCCCCGCGAAAATGGTTTTATGCACCGAGGTCCAAATATACCCTGTACGATTGACCTCAGTGGTTTTACTCAGAGTTTTTCTTTGACAACGACCGTTACCATTCTCGTGAATCTTACAGTTACAAATAGGTAACTATTTTAAATTGGTATTCCAAGTAGAATTTTACGTCTGTATCTCACAGGAATCACCATGTTTAGCCTGACATAAATGTTTGGTTTGACATAAAGACTTACTCATTTTGGCAAAACAAGTATTTTTCTATAGGGAGGTCCATTTTAAAGAtaacagatgaaatgaaaatataaatgggTGTTACTTGTAGAGAAGATAGTTCACCAAACTCACCAGACAGGCAAAATTTGCTAActgaatgtacagtaccagttaaaagtttggacacacctgactaaaataatgggaaacatgcattcaaagatgtTTGATTTAAAGACTTAAGCTTACATGCttgaatatattgaatatatatattgaattgaatatatttcttagagaaataaatgaaaaataaacagtgaagttcatgcatatgtaaaaatggttactctgaagaatctaaaatatgagatagttttgatttgtttaacactgaAATTCcaattgtgttatttcatagatTTGTTgactttactattattctaatatgtggaaaaatggtaaaaaaataaagaaaaacccttccatgagtaggtgtgtccacacttttgaGTGGAACTGTATTTTACTAAAGCTTTCAATAAATAGGTCAAAATTCTAAGCTTGCTGCCAGAAAATTGCCATGCATGATAT comes from Megalops cyprinoides isolate fMegCyp1 chromosome 3, fMegCyp1.pri, whole genome shotgun sequence and encodes:
- the sbds gene encoding ribosome maturation protein SBDS; the encoded protein is MSIFTPTNQIRLTNVAIVRMKKGGKRFEIACYKNKVMSWRSGAEKDLDEVLQTDKVFINVSKGQVAKKEDLSKAFGTEDVTEICKQILAKGELQVSDKERQTQLEQMFRDIATIVAEKCVNPETKRPYTVNLIERAMKDIHYSVKANKSTKQQALEVIRQLRESIQIQRAHMRLRFVLPAKEGKKLKEKLKPLIKVVESEDFDDQLEMVCLIDPGCYREIDELIRCETKGKGSLEVLSLKDVEEGDEKLE